ATGCTGATCAACGGGCGCAACCGTCTGGCCTGCAAGACCCTCGTCCGGGACGTGGTGAAGGACGGCGGCACCATCACCGTCGAGCCGATTCGCGGCCTGAAGGTGGAAAAAGATCTGCTGGTGGACATGGAGCCGTTCTTCGACTCCTACAAGGCGATCATGCCTTACTTCATCAACGAGTCGCCCGCCCCCGCTGCCGAGCGCATCCAGTCCGAGGAAGAAGCCGAGCGCATGGCACAGTCCAGCAACTGCATCCTGTGCGCGTGCTGCACCACATCCTGCCCGATTTTCTGGGTCAACGGCTCGTACCTGGGACCGGCCAGCATCGTGCAGGCGCACCGCTTCATCTTCGACAGCCGCGACCAGGCCACCCAGCAGCGCCTGAACATCATGAACCAGAACACGGGCGTGTGGCGCTGCCGCACCGCCTACAACTGCACCGAGGCGTGCCCACGCGACATCCCGATCACCCAGCTGATTGAGGAAGTCAAGCGCGCGGTGATGTACCAGCAGTCGTAACCCGAACTCAGAAAGGCGCGGAGGCTACAGCTCTCCGCGCCTTTCGCCGTGGGCGTCCAATCGGCGGGTGGTCTGGGACGCTCGCTTTCGTCAGCGTCGCCGCCAACCCAACCCAATACGACCCGTTTCTCTCTAGCAGTGACCCCTTGGCCAATTCACAGACCTTAAGTCCCAACGCTTGGGCCGCCGCCTACAAACAAGTGCAAGTCGAACTCTTCCAGAGAGCAGACTCTGCCGAACAGCTCTGCGCCTGCGGCAGCCGCGGGCTCAGAATTGCAGGGCGTACTTCACGCCATCGTTGCCGGTACACTCGCCGATCCCATGCTCAGCTTCATCTACAGTTAGGGTACACGTCAAGGTCAGCGTGGGGGCACTTGCGGTGCGAGCGATCAAGTTACCGCTACGGACCGTGGCGGTGCCGGGCCGGGGCGTGTCTAGACGCGTGCCCAAGGCAACTGCGCCGTTTTCACCGATAGCTGCGCTACCACCCACAGACAGACTCAGACCCAGTCCTGCGGGCAGAAGGCTCGCCGCACTCCCACTCAGGATGGCGGTGCGTCCGCTGTAGGTCTGACCGCCGATCCGGATGGTGGCATTGTCCGCCGCAAAGGGATTGCCCAGACGCGGTTGCAGGGTGCCCCGCACGAAACTGACCGTCCCCTCCTGTCCGGTCACGCTGTTGACGATGCGGCCCATCTGCGGGCCAGTCATGGTGGGGGCACAGGAGGCCAGAACGCCCGCAAGGGTCACGCCCAGCAGCACCGGGATCGGTTTCATCATGCCCTCAGTGTAGGAGGCGGGCCTGACGGGGCCATGAGCGACGGGACGGGGACTGCTTACCCTGCGCCGAACTCCAGCACTTCATGCACCTCCAGCCCTCCCTGACCGTTAAACGCCTCCTTGGGCAGGGCACCGCTGCGGGCGTGGCCCTGACGGAAGGCGTCACTGGAGGTCCAGGCCTCAAAAGCCTCGCGGCTGTCCCAGAACGTGAGGACCACGTAGGGCTCTCCGTCTTTGGTGGGGCGCAGAACGTGGTTTGCGATGAAGCCGGGCATACCGTCCACCAGTCCGGCGCGCTGGCGAAAGCGGTCCTCGAATTGCTCGCGGTATTCGGGGCTGACATACATGCGGTTGGCAACAGTGATCATGGGAAAACCTCCAGCGGGCCAGCCCGCTCAGACGGGCAGGGCGTCGGCAAAGTCGTGGACAAACTGCAACTGATCCGACGTTTCGATGGCGTGCGGGCTGCGGGTCTTACGAACCAGTGTGACCGCCTCGTCCGCCCCCATGCCGCCCTGCACCAGCAGGCAGGCGGCGGCCAGCCCGGCCCGGCCCAGCCCACCCCGGCAGTGCACCACCACACCGCGCCCGTCGAGCAGATCGGTCATCAGTTCATCGACGAAGGCGGCGAAATCCGCGCGCCTGGCGGGGGCGTGCTGATCGGGAATGGCGAAGGCCTTGACCTCCAGATTGTTCAGCTCGGCGGCGGCGTGGTAGCCGTCCATACCCAGCATGTCGAACTCGAAATCCTCGATCAGCGGGGCGAGAACGTTCGTGCCGCTCGCCGCCAGGGTCTGCATGTCCCCGTACACGTCACGGTCATGCGTGACCCCTGCCTGCATGACGCTGCGCCCCTTCTTGCCCGGAGCGAAGGTCAGGCCCAGCCGTCCGGGCCACAGGCCGGTGGGAATCCAGTCCACACGAATCGGGTCATCGGGGAGTGCGTTGCCGGTATGGGAAGAATCGCTCAC
Above is a genomic segment from Deinococcus humi containing:
- a CDS encoding antibiotic biosynthesis monooxygenase family protein, with protein sequence MITVANRMYVSPEYREQFEDRFRQRAGLVDGMPGFIANHVLRPTKDGEPYVVLTFWDSREAFEAWTSSDAFRQGHARSGALPKEAFNGQGGLEVHEVLEFGAG
- a CDS encoding succinate dehydrogenase iron-sulfur subunit codes for the protein MTQTQHELTGIPAAAQQGLAMMHIKVKILRFDPEKDRKAHWETYTMDAQAGDRVLDVINEVKWYHDQSLTFRRSCMHGICGSDAMLINGRNRLACKTLVRDVVKDGGTITVEPIRGLKVEKDLLVDMEPFFDSYKAIMPYFINESPAPAAERIQSEEEAERMAQSSNCILCACCTTSCPIFWVNGSYLGPASIVQAHRFIFDSRDQATQQRLNIMNQNTGVWRCRTAYNCTEACPRDIPITQLIEEVKRAVMYQQS
- a CDS encoding cyclin-dependent kinase inhibitor 3 family protein, encoding MSDSSHTGNALPDDPIRVDWIPTGLWPGRLGLTFAPGKKGRSVMQAGVTHDRDVYGDMQTLAASGTNVLAPLIEDFEFDMLGMDGYHAAAELNNLEVKAFAIPDQHAPARRADFAAFVDELMTDLLDGRGVVVHCRGGLGRAGLAAACLLVQGGMGADEAVTLVRKTRSPHAIETSDQLQFVHDFADALPV